In Carya illinoinensis cultivar Pawnee chromosome 16, C.illinoinensisPawnee_v1, whole genome shotgun sequence, a single window of DNA contains:
- the LOC122298419 gene encoding putative disease resistance protein RGA4, which translates to MVFAEVILGAVLGAVLQVLVDRLTKLEWPSFAGREGVQEWLDDWKEKFSQVQMELKDATEEQYTKEVVKAWLNDFTQLAYDVEDVLDELSTEANSQRIMLIDESQASTSKVGNLATAFVNGLSPSVLEFKNTMRKKIKKITSRLDKLMTRKDKLNLDNNIVGAANTRTKKTPSTSLVTTTDHMYGREEDSEAVLKLLLSDAASTEVNVISIMGMGGIGKTRLAQFVYNNKKVKNFFNLKAWVCVSEDFDVEAITKTILLHAQPEINCNNMDLNRLQLKLKEAIRRKRFLIVLDDVWNRDIFQWTLLCAPFEAMAPRSSIIITTRDQEVSSQMTAFKVKPYRLGPLSNDACLSLFAQHALHSRDFSAHPELKDISEKIVKNFNGLPLAVKAVGSLLHNKKESKWHLVLNRKVWDTLEETGIASILMLSYHHLPLHLKRCFAYCSIFPKDYEFKKTQVVLLWMAEGLIQQEENIEMEDLGVEYFDNLVSCSLFQQSSKDKSRFLMHEIINYVAKLAAGDTCFRMQDRAKGNDQQAKNNFEKVRHMSYMGGEYDSFDKFEVFSKFTHLRTFLPLMLPSPVTCYLDFRVPLQLHPRLRRLRVLSLRGYGITELSDSISKLKHLRYLDLSETWIKSMPESITDLYNLQTLLLEDCFYLDKLPSMFGNLVNLRHLNILGATNLKGMPRQIGQLKFLQTLSNVVIGDGGCFGIKDLACLSHLQGTLCISNLEKVTELQHAMDADLINKPKIRELSLEWSEGMTRDGTRELNVLNMLQPHNGLKVLTISCYGGTEFPSWLKSPSFHDMVVLTIENCKECHSLPPIGQLPALKVLSIRGMANVKNVGPEFRGAGVSPFRSLETLHFKDMKEWEDWNSCEEFPNLCELSLRSCPKLSGNIPKHLPLLKKVQMDGCGKLPILVSNFPDLCELEVEGSKGVVCRSMDGISSLKLGFLSKSLRFTTQIEGFAMGAGPTNAEDLTIFACKELKCLWSSGDEGPLPHLQFLRLLYIDNCPKLVSLVSEEVEARLQQGSPSMLTEIVIKNCMVLKSLPKAMMYNNNCLQLIRIVKCDSLRHIARGQLPPTLERLEVSYCENLEIILLVDGDTSSCRSTASQLEYLRIQYCPSLTSLTSCGELPRSLKHLNLLRCPQLKSIANRFHHNSFLECIEISYCENLQSLPTGINALSTLRDIDIRNCQSLHLSLDRELLPANLRILHISDCENVSALPEAIHKLTSLEKLTMHHCSVVPGIVPFPGTNLLTNLASLTISAHVRNTDATFEWGLDNLISLNKLEIRKFQPVSFPKMMFPASLTILTIADFPNLQRLSSKGFSKLVSLKELYISECRQLKSFSKDGLPPSLLKLYISQCEKLRSFPKKGLPPSLQELYVFQCPMLAKSCEKDRGQEWWKIAHVLRPEFHTNLNLRPSDPL; encoded by the coding sequence ATGGTTTTTGCAGAGGTCATTCTTGGTGCAGTCCTTGGTGCAGTCCTTCAAGTGCtggttgaccggttaacgaagctCGAATGGCCGAGCTTTGCCGGCCGTGAGGGAGTTCAAGAATGGTTGGACgattggaaggaaaaattttCACAAGTTCAGATGGAGCTTAAAGATGCAACTGAGGAGCAATACACTAAAGAAGTAGTGAAAGCATGGCTTAACGATTTCACACAATTGGCATACGACGTGGAAGATGTTCTGGATGAGCTGTCCACGGAAGCTAATTCGCAGCGCATCATGTTGATTGATGAAAGTCAGGCTAGCACGAGTAAGGTAGGAAATCTTGCCACTGCTTTTGTTAACGGTTTGTCTCCAAGTGTTCTGGAGTTCAAGAATACGAtgagaaaaaagataaagaagatCACTTCTCGATTAGATAAACTTATGACACGAAAAGATAAACTGAACTTGGATAACAATATTGTTGGGGCGGCAAatacaagaacaaagaaaacgCCTTCAACTTCTTTGGTGACTACCACAGATCACATGTATGGCAGGGAGGAGGACTCAGAGGCTGTACTTAAACTATTGCTCAGTGATGCTGCTTCAACTGAAGTAAACGTGATTTCTATAATGGGTATGGGGGGTATAGGCAAGACAAGACTCGCCCAGTTTGTATACAATaataaaaaggtgaaaaacttttTTAATCTGAAAGCATGGGTTTGTGTTTCGGAAGATTTTGATGTTGAGGCTATTACAAAAACAATATTACTCCATGCGCAACCTGAAATCAACTGTAACAACATGGATCTAAATCGGTTGCAACTCAAACTAAAAGAGGCAATACGTAGGAAGAGGTTTCTAATTGTTCTGGATGATGTTTGGAATCGTGACATTTTCCAGTGGACTCTCCTGTGTGCTCCTTTTGAAGCAATGGCTCCAAGAAGCAGCATTATCATCACAACTCGTGATCAAGAAGTCTCGTCACAGATGACCGCCTTTAAAGTTAAACCTTACAGGTTAGGACCATTGTCAAATGATGCTTGTTTGTCTCTATTTGCCCAACATGCATTGCATTCAAGAGACTTTAGTGCACATCCGGAGCTTAAAGATATTAGTGAGAAAATTGTGAAAAACTTTAACGGCTTGCCTCTAGCGGTAAAAGCGGTCGGAAGCCTCTTACACAATAAGAAAGAGAGTAAGTGGCATTTAGTTTTAAACAGAAAGGTATGGGATACATTGGAGGAAACTGGAATTGCTTCAATTCTTATGTTGAGCTATCACCATCTCCCCTTACATTTAAAGAGGTGCTTTGCGTATTGTTCTATATTCCCAAAGGACTATGAATTTAAGAAGACTCAGGTGGTTCTTTTATGGATGGCCGAAGGTTTGATTCAACAAGAAGAGAACATCGAAATGGAAGATTTGGGTGTGGAGTATTTTGACAATCTGGTTTCATGTTCACTTTTTCAACAGTCTAGCAAGGACAAATCAAGATTTCTAATGCATGAGATCATCAATTATGTTGCTAAATTGGCCGCAGGAGATACATGCTTTAGAATGCAGGATAGAGCAAAGGGCAATGATCAGCAAGCTAAGAATAATTTTGAAAAGGTCCGCCACATGTCTTACATGGGTGGCGAATACGATAGTTTTGACAAGTTTGAGGTATTTTCTAAATTCACTCATTTACGTACCTTCTTACCTCTTATGTTGCCATCTCCAGTCACTTGTTATCTGGATTTTCGTGTTCCTCTTCAATTGCACCCAAGGCTACGACGCCTGAGGGTTCTCTCTTTAAGGGGGTACGGCATAACTGAGCTATCTGATTCAATTAGTAAGTTAAAGCATCTAAGGTACCTCGACCTTTCTGAAACTTGGATAAAAAGCATGCCCGAATCAATAACTGATCTCTACAACTTACAAACATTGTTGTTAGaggattgtttttatttagataAATTGCCTTCGATGTTTGGGAACCTGGTCAACCTTCGCCACCTCAATATTCTAGGAGCAACTAATTTGAAAGGAATGCCTAGGCAAATAGGTCAATTAAAATTTCTCCAAACACTGTCTAATGTGGTTATTGGAGACGGTGGTTGCTTCGGAATAAAAGATCTAGCTTGTTTGTCACATCTTCAAGGGACACTCTGCATTTCAAACTTGGAGAAAGTGACTGAACTCCAACATGCAATGGACGCTGATTTAATAAATAAGCCCAAAATTAGGGAGCTGTCGTTGGAATGGAGCGAAGGCATGACTAGGGATGGAACAAGAGAGTTAAATGTACTCAACATGCTACAGCCTCACAACGGTTTGAAAGTGCTTACTATTAGCTGCTATGGTGGTACAGAATTTCCGAGTTGGTTAAAAAGTCCTTCCTTTCATGATATGGTGGTCTTGACAATTGAGAATTGTAAAGAGTGCCATTCATTGCCACCAATCGGGCAATTACCAGCACTAAAAGTCCTTTCCATCCGCGGCATGGCTAATGTGAAGAATGTTGGTCCTGAGTTTCGTGGGGCTGGTGTCTCACCTTTTAGATCGTTGGAGACTTTgcatttcaaagatatgaaagagTGGGAGGATTGGAATTCTTGTGAAGAATTCCCAAATTTATGTGAGCTTTCACTTAGAAGTTGTCCCAAGCTATCGGGAAATATACCGAAACACCTTCCTTTGCTAAAGAAGGTCCAGATGGATGGTTGTGGGAAGTTACCGATCCTAGTTTCAAACTTTCCGGATCTCTGTGAACTGGAAGTTGAGGGATCAAAAGGCGTGGTGTGCAGAAGTATGGATGGCATCAGCTCATTAAAACTCGGATTTCTTTCTAAAAGTTTAAGATTCACAACTCAAATAGAAGGGTTTGCAATGGGAGCTGGGCCGACAAATGCAGAAGATCTAACTATTTTTGCATGCAAGGAGTTAAAATGTTTGTGGTCATCTGGCGATGAGGGACCATTGCCACATCTCCAATTTCTTCGTCTTCTGTACATTGATAACTGTCCCAAACTAGTTTCTTTGGTGTCAGAAGAAGTAGAAGCACGCCTCCAACAGGGTTCGCCATCCATGCTCACAGAAATCGTGATCAAGAATTGCATGGTCCTGAAATCCTTACCAAAGGCAATGATGTATAACAACAATTGTCTTCAGCTGATTCGAATTGTAAAATGTGATTCGCTAAGGCATATTGCAAGAGGCCAGCTACCACCAACTCTAGAGCGGCTAGAGGTAAGTTACTGCGAGAATTTGGAGATCATTTTGCTGGTGGATGGTGATACCAGCAGTTGCAGGAGCACCGCATCTCAACTCGAGTACTTAAGAATTCAATACTGTCCCTCTCTCACATCCTTGACATCATGCGGAGAGTTACCTAGATCACTCAAACACCTCAATTTGTTGAGGTGTCCACAGCTGAAGTCAATAGCGAACAGGTTTCATCATAACTCGTTTCTTGAATGCATTGAAATCTCATATTGTGAAAACCTTCAGTCCTTACCCACAGGCATAAACGCTCTCAGCACTCTACGTGATATTGATATTAGGAATTGTCAGAGTCTTCATTTGTCCTTGGACCGAGAGTTGCTCCCTGCCAACCTGAGAATTCTTCATATATCTGACTGTGAGAATGTGTCAGCCCTACCCGAAGCCATACACAAGCTCACCTCTCTTGAAAAATTGACAATGCACCATTGTTCAGTTGTTCCCGGAATTGTTCCCTTTCCGGGAACAAATCTTCTCACCAACCTAGCATCACTTACCATATCAGCTCATGTCAGAAACACTGATGCCACTTTTGAGTGGGGGTTGGACAATCTTATCTCTCTTAATAAACTTGAAATTAGAAAATTTCAGCCGGTCTCCTTTCCAAAGATGATGTTTCCTGCCTCTCTAACAATCCTCACCATCGCAGACTTTCCGAATCTGCAACGCCTGTCTTCCAAAGGCTTTTCAAAACTCGTCTCTCTTAAAGAACTGTATATCTCTGAGTGCAGACAGTTGAAGTCCTTTTCAAAGGATGGCCTACCTCCCTCACTTCTGAAACTTTATATCTCCCAGTGCGAAAAGCTCAGGTCCTTTCCAAAAAAAGGGTTGCCACCCTCACTGCAGGAACTTTACGTCTTTCAATGTCCCATGCTGGCAAAAAGTTGCGAGAAAGATCGAGGACAAGAATGGTGGAAGATAGCTCACGTCCTTCGCCCTGAATTTCATACAAATCTTAATCTAAGGCCATCCGATCCCCTTTGA